Proteins encoded together in one Gemmatimonadota bacterium DH-78 window:
- a CDS encoding MBL fold metallo-hydrolase — MSIRSLPSRRALLALAIGLSSNGCAAPDAAVATDPARPDPAGIFRFEPLDDGVWAALVLPRPEAWAFANSLVVIGDDGVLVVDTQQSPTAARALVERIREWTDLPVRWVVNTHWHGDHHYGNVAYRDAWPDARFLAHPATVDGMRSEGAAQREAEMGRLPGSIADAERWLEAGALPDGRVVEGELREGLEYSLRLRRSYLEELRTLEFVEPEPWVSEIRRIDVGGRVVELHPLGPAHTGGDVVVRIPDAGIAAVGDLLESTALPWIDGMASATGWAAALDALAELDDRIHLPAHGEIDRGGALLAMERAVFRDAVSGEGEGLDRHRPFFTRVGADDEAARRWWEAVREAASGRPGGYPR; from the coding sequence ATGTCGATCCGCTCGCTCCCGTCGCGCCGTGCACTGCTCGCCCTGGCGATCGGGCTGTCGTCGAACGGGTGCGCCGCGCCCGACGCCGCCGTCGCCACGGATCCCGCTCGGCCCGACCCCGCGGGCATCTTCCGGTTCGAGCCGCTGGACGACGGAGTATGGGCGGCGCTCGTGCTTCCGCGGCCCGAGGCGTGGGCCTTCGCCAACTCGCTCGTGGTGATCGGCGACGACGGGGTGCTGGTGGTCGACACGCAGCAGTCGCCGACGGCGGCCCGGGCCCTCGTCGAGCGCATTCGCGAGTGGACGGATCTCCCCGTGCGGTGGGTGGTCAACACGCACTGGCACGGCGATCACCACTACGGCAACGTCGCCTACCGCGACGCCTGGCCCGACGCGCGCTTCCTCGCTCACCCCGCCACGGTCGACGGCATGCGCAGCGAGGGGGCCGCGCAGCGGGAGGCGGAGATGGGCCGACTCCCCGGGTCGATCGCCGACGCGGAGCGGTGGCTGGAGGCCGGTGCGCTTCCCGACGGGCGGGTGGTCGAGGGCGAGCTGCGCGAGGGACTGGAGTACTCCCTGAGGCTGCGGCGGAGCTACCTCGAGGAGCTGCGCACCCTCGAGTTCGTGGAGCCCGAACCCTGGGTGAGCGAAATCCGGCGGATCGACGTCGGCGGCCGGGTGGTGGAGCTTCACCCTCTGGGGCCCGCGCACACGGGAGGCGACGTGGTGGTGCGAATCCCCGATGCGGGAATCGCCGCGGTGGGGGACCTGCTCGAGTCCACCGCGCTGCCCTGGATCGACGGGATGGCCAGCGCGACCGGGTGGGCCGCGGCCCTCGACGCGCTCGCGGAGCTGGACGACCGGATCCACCTTCCGGCGCACGGAGAGATCGATCGCGGCGGAGCGCTGCTCGCGATGGAGCGAGCGGTCTTCCGCGATGCCGTCTCGGGGGAGGGGGAGGGGCTCGACCGCCACCGCCCCTTCTTCACCCGGGTGGGGGCGGACGACGAGGCGGCTCGACGGTGGTGGGAGGCCGTGCGGGAGGCGGCTTCCGGGAGACCGGGGGGCTACCCGCGGTGA
- a CDS encoding LytTR family DNA-binding domain-containing protein translates to MSERGARIRVAVVDDEPHGRAALRSALEPFDDLELVLEAADGESAIAALRSTSVDVVLLDVRMPGLDGFEVAAGAAESADPPPEVVFVTASDDHAVRAFEVEAIDYLVKPFDDARFGEMVDRVRDRVRRRRTGAEQPGAAAPRRTPHTRLTVREGDRVRFVPVSELRFVTADGNHLVLHLAGGATSRIRHTLTDLEAVLDPARFVRIHRSTLVNVDEVREVQPWFSGDWVALMKGGEELRVSRRYRSALMRSSF, encoded by the coding sequence ATGAGCGAAAGGGGTGCGCGGATCCGGGTGGCGGTGGTCGACGACGAGCCGCACGGGCGGGCGGCGCTGCGGTCCGCCCTCGAGCCCTTCGACGACCTCGAACTGGTGCTGGAAGCCGCCGACGGCGAGTCGGCGATCGCCGCGCTCCGGTCCACCTCGGTGGATGTGGTGCTCCTCGACGTGCGCATGCCGGGGCTCGACGGCTTCGAGGTGGCGGCCGGCGCCGCCGAGTCGGCGGACCCCCCGCCGGAGGTGGTGTTCGTCACCGCCTCCGACGACCACGCGGTGCGCGCCTTCGAAGTGGAGGCGATCGACTACCTGGTGAAGCCCTTCGACGACGCGCGGTTCGGCGAGATGGTCGATCGGGTGCGCGATCGAGTGCGGCGGCGGAGAACCGGGGCGGAGCAGCCGGGCGCGGCGGCCCCGCGACGCACCCCCCACACCCGCCTCACCGTGCGCGAGGGAGACCGGGTGCGGTTCGTGCCGGTATCCGAACTCCGGTTCGTGACCGCCGACGGCAATCACCTCGTGCTGCATCTCGCCGGCGGCGCCACGTCGAGGATCCGCCACACCCTCACCGACCTCGAGGCCGTGCTCGACCCCGCCCGCTTCGTGCGGATCCATCGCAGCACCCTCGTGAACGTCGACGAGGTGAGAGAGGTGCAGCCGTGGTTCTCCGGCGACTGGGTGGCGCTCATGAAGGGAGGCGAGGAACTCCGCGTGAGTCGCCGCTACCGCTCGGCGCTGATGCGTTCGTCCTTCTGA
- a CDS encoding histidine kinase produces the protein MTSDLAVHPPSSRAPLGRGALLVLGCWLLLGLVETAKEWVGWQVRGTPRPLGLVAAVNLPFWLYWAALTPVVVALGRRLPLPGPRALRAVSVHAGVSLLAALGHAAVTAGFAVWVLAPSGELSDPSFWGQFRPLAEGYVLLEVLVYWMILGVARAVDADRGLAAARLGEASARADAARSEARAAEARLQALRMEVDPHFLFNSLNAVSGLVRRGDAKGATDMLARLGELLRVTLRYGRSGMVSLGRELEIVGEYLAIERVRFEDRLTVAIEASPEVRRAAVPPLILQPLVENAVRHGVAPTRGAVAVRIAARREGDRVRIEVIDGGEGPSPLREEGTGLRNTAERLREEFGGRARFELTTAEGGGGRAVLDLPWTPIGGESGA, from the coding sequence ATGACCTCCGACCTCGCCGTCCACCCGCCGTCCTCCCGCGCGCCGCTCGGTCGCGGCGCCCTGCTCGTGCTGGGCTGCTGGCTTCTGCTCGGGCTGGTCGAGACGGCCAAGGAGTGGGTCGGCTGGCAGGTGCGGGGTACCCCGCGCCCGCTCGGGCTCGTCGCGGCCGTCAACCTTCCGTTCTGGCTCTACTGGGCGGCGCTGACCCCGGTGGTGGTGGCGCTCGGGCGCCGCCTGCCGCTGCCGGGCCCGCGCGCGCTCCGCGCGGTGTCGGTGCACGCCGGGGTCTCGCTTCTGGCTGCGCTCGGGCACGCGGCGGTCACCGCCGGCTTCGCGGTGTGGGTCCTCGCCCCTTCGGGCGAACTCTCGGATCCCTCCTTCTGGGGGCAGTTCCGCCCCCTCGCCGAGGGGTACGTGCTGCTCGAGGTGCTCGTCTACTGGATGATTCTCGGGGTGGCGCGGGCCGTGGATGCCGATCGAGGGCTCGCCGCCGCGCGGTTGGGCGAGGCGAGCGCGCGGGCCGACGCGGCCCGTTCGGAGGCGCGCGCCGCCGAGGCTCGACTGCAGGCGCTTCGCATGGAGGTCGACCCCCACTTTCTCTTCAACAGCCTCAACGCGGTGTCGGGGCTGGTGCGTCGGGGCGATGCGAAGGGGGCCACCGACATGCTGGCCCGGCTGGGCGAACTGCTCCGCGTCACACTGCGGTACGGGCGCTCGGGCATGGTGTCGCTCGGGAGGGAGCTCGAGATCGTGGGCGAGTACCTGGCCATCGAGCGGGTGCGTTTCGAAGACCGGCTCACGGTCGCCATCGAGGCCTCGCCCGAGGTGCGGCGTGCCGCGGTGCCCCCACTGATCCTCCAGCCGCTGGTGGAGAACGCCGTTCGCCACGGTGTGGCCCCCACCCGCGGCGCAGTGGCCGTGCGGATCGCGGCGCGGCGCGAGGGGGACCGCGTTCGGATCGAGGTGATCGACGGCGGCGAGGGGCCTTCTCCGCTCCGCGAGGAGGGCACGGGGCTTCGCAATACGGCGGAGCGACTCCGCGAGGAGTTCGGTGGCCGAGCCCGATTCGAGCTCACCACGGCCGAGGGAGGCGGAGGGCGTGCGGTGCTCGACCTGCCCTGGACGCCGATCGGCGGGGAGTCGGGAGCATGA